A region of Reichenbachiella carrageenanivorans DNA encodes the following proteins:
- a CDS encoding sugar phosphate isomerase/epimerase family protein, giving the protein MTNSRRTFIKKIGVAALTTPLVPSPIHLFDFDQKKDPLEVHIFSKHLQFLDWKAAAQVAADIGFYGLDLTVRPKGHVFPEKVKEELPKAINDIKSAGLSCDMITTAISDASNPLDADIIKSAAAQGVKFYRSNWFKYKADWSFEESLDYYEDKVRELSDLNAQYGIVGCYQNHSGTSIGSSVWEVKKILGTANPKYFGAQYDIRHAVAEGGRSWSNGVKLLRSQIKTIVLKDFKWGKVSGKWKIVNVPIGEGMVDFNSYFQLLKSFGLKPPVSLHLEYPLGGAEKGLPDISVDQQVVFDAMKKDLTAIQQLWQNA; this is encoded by the coding sequence ATGACCAACTCCAGACGAACGTTCATTAAAAAAATAGGCGTAGCGGCTCTGACTACCCCTTTGGTACCTTCTCCCATTCATTTATTTGATTTTGATCAAAAAAAAGATCCGCTAGAAGTTCATATTTTCTCTAAGCATCTTCAATTTTTGGATTGGAAAGCTGCTGCCCAAGTTGCTGCAGATATAGGCTTTTATGGATTAGACCTAACCGTTCGTCCGAAAGGACATGTTTTTCCTGAAAAGGTGAAAGAAGAATTGCCTAAAGCCATCAACGATATCAAAAGTGCCGGACTTTCGTGTGACATGATCACAACAGCCATTTCAGATGCGAGCAATCCATTGGATGCGGATATCATCAAATCAGCTGCTGCTCAAGGAGTAAAGTTTTATAGAAGCAATTGGTTCAAATACAAAGCAGATTGGTCATTTGAAGAATCGCTGGATTATTATGAAGACAAAGTACGTGAGTTGAGCGATTTGAATGCGCAATACGGTATCGTAGGGTGCTATCAAAACCACTCTGGGACGAGCATTGGTTCTTCTGTGTGGGAGGTGAAAAAAATATTGGGAACCGCCAATCCGAAGTATTTTGGTGCACAATACGACATCCGTCATGCCGTGGCGGAAGGAGGTCGTTCTTGGTCGAATGGGGTGAAACTTCTCCGCAGTCAGATCAAAACAATCGTACTCAAAGATTTTAAATGGGGCAAAGTGAGTGGTAAGTGGAAAATAGTAAATGTTCCGATTGGAGAAGGAATGGTAGATTTTAATTCGTATTTTCAGCTTTTGAAAAGTTTTGGATTGAAACCTCCTGTCAGTCTGCATCTTGAATACCCACTAGGAGGAGCCGAAAAAGGGCTGCCCGACATCAGCGTAGATCAGCAAGTGGTTTTTGATGCCATGAAAAAAGATCTGACGGCCATTCAACAGTTGTGGCAAAATGCTTAG
- a CDS encoding Ig-like domain-containing protein, translating to MNTTLKYPQGKRTDFLNSMKGLMIALILTLTASTSYAQTTADSYVDINAASGGDGSSWASAYDDLQTAINNGEIGDVIFVKKGEYLLTAAITPKEGMEIYGSFTGAETTLAERDLSNFSNDASNATILKSNGNQRVITINYPPVDPSPNTLDGLVITGGGNIDQGGGIYVLNASPTLRNLIITGNTANQGGSGQGGGIYIVNCSPILINVILSENQATNGGGMYSTSSTPVLTNVTVARNNAFVGGGVSFVAASNAKLNNTIIFGNTASITPDILVESSAPDAKYSLIQGFHLSGNLDGTAYNEADVFADPDNGDYTLKNTSPAINAGSNDLYTNAGGDLAADVDLAGNVRLYDGPPADDVIDVGAYELQRIRKEPTSPGANNILYVNKNVKDSNESGDSWENAITELADAMVWAKENYDNAWETTPLKIYVATGTYKPMYSPEDGAKFGTDQGRDNSFSMVKNVQLYGGFDPDNGINDLTDTRILPSSGNTGTILSGDVDGDDESDFANNSENSIRVMVSSGDMGTALLNGFTITGANGENNNNITVNGNPIYQCSGAGVYNSISSPLYENLLLYGNFNTESGGGMFSYQSSPIVRNSVFRNNKAKDGGAMANQDQSSPVLSNVLFIDNQASTSGGAIYNVDSSTPTFVNITVVGNTDTGEGDGIYNENNAIPSLKNSIVWDDVFGAYTPQNSLIKGTTTTEEGNIDATALTDTDIFTDLANGDYSLVQTSPAVNAGSNSFYTSAGGDLANDVDLAGNPRLYDGVASTDHIDMGAYENVDPEFASETTANFAENATGTAYTAVVQSINVMTYSLGTALDEALFDLVANTGVVTFKATPDFESPIDADASNTYVINVIASDGTHSLNQEVTITVTDVDEITPSVMISSMATAPVSAAFEVSIVFSEVVTGFTIEDLTLSNVEASGFLGTGDTYSVTLTPLAHGTVTVAIAAGSATDAAGNGNSEGTFSIDANMPVALSVDNDRGGQLHIYPNPSSEYIRISSDRFVHTYSLLDIKGRLLKQITATDQAIAIDDLEAGIYFIHAIGERSTVTKFIKK from the coding sequence ATGAACACGACATTAAAATATCCCCAAGGGAAGCGCACAGATTTTTTGAATAGTATGAAGGGATTGATGATCGCCCTCATACTTACCTTGACAGCTTCGACATCCTATGCCCAGACCACAGCCGACAGCTATGTAGATATCAATGCAGCCAGTGGCGGTGATGGTAGCTCTTGGGCCAGTGCCTACGACGACCTGCAAACGGCGATCAATAATGGCGAAATTGGAGATGTCATTTTTGTAAAAAAAGGTGAATACTTGCTTACTGCCGCTATTACCCCCAAAGAAGGAATGGAGATATATGGCAGCTTCACAGGTGCCGAAACTACATTGGCTGAACGTGACCTAAGCAACTTTTCCAATGATGCAAGTAACGCGACTATTCTAAAAAGCAACGGGAACCAGCGGGTAATCACCATTAATTATCCACCAGTAGATCCTTCACCAAACACTTTGGATGGCCTGGTGATTACCGGAGGAGGAAATATTGACCAAGGAGGAGGAATCTATGTTCTAAATGCCTCACCCACGCTCCGCAACTTAATCATTACAGGTAATACTGCGAACCAGGGTGGTAGTGGCCAAGGTGGTGGTATTTACATTGTCAATTGTTCCCCCATTTTGATCAATGTGATTCTAAGCGAGAATCAAGCTACCAATGGTGGCGGCATGTATAGTACCAGTTCTACGCCTGTATTGACCAATGTGACCGTCGCTAGAAACAATGCCTTCGTAGGAGGTGGAGTTTCCTTTGTCGCTGCTTCTAATGCCAAACTCAATAACACCATTATTTTTGGAAACACAGCCTCTATTACCCCCGATATTCTCGTCGAAAGTTCCGCTCCAGATGCAAAGTATAGTCTAATACAAGGATTCCATTTGAGTGGCAATCTGGATGGCACAGCCTATAATGAAGCTGACGTATTTGCTGATCCTGACAACGGTGATTATACTTTGAAAAACACTAGCCCTGCCATAAATGCTGGAAGCAATGACTTATACACCAATGCTGGAGGAGACTTGGCTGCTGATGTAGATCTAGCGGGCAATGTGAGGCTTTATGATGGCCCTCCTGCTGATGATGTGATCGATGTGGGTGCCTATGAGCTTCAGAGAATCCGTAAGGAGCCCACCTCTCCAGGTGCCAACAACATACTCTACGTCAACAAAAACGTAAAAGACAGTAATGAAAGTGGCGATTCATGGGAAAATGCCATTACCGAATTGGCAGATGCCATGGTTTGGGCGAAAGAAAATTATGACAATGCTTGGGAAACCACTCCATTAAAAATATATGTAGCCACTGGGACTTACAAGCCGATGTACAGCCCAGAGGATGGTGCCAAATTTGGCACCGACCAAGGTCGTGACAATAGCTTCTCTATGGTCAAAAACGTTCAGTTGTATGGAGGATTTGATCCAGATAATGGAATCAATGACCTTACTGATACCCGGATTTTGCCAAGCTCAGGCAATACTGGTACCATACTAAGTGGTGATGTAGACGGTGACGATGAAAGTGATTTTGCCAACAATAGTGAAAATTCCATTAGGGTAATGGTTAGTAGTGGCGATATGGGTACGGCCTTATTAAATGGCTTTACCATCACTGGCGCCAATGGTGAGAATAATAATAACATAACAGTAAATGGCAACCCTATTTATCAATGTTCAGGTGCTGGTGTTTACAACTCTATCTCCTCGCCCCTTTATGAAAACCTTTTATTGTATGGAAATTTTAATACAGAGTCTGGTGGAGGTATGTTCAGCTATCAATCATCTCCTATAGTTCGCAATAGCGTCTTTAGAAATAATAAGGCCAAGGATGGTGGTGCTATGGCGAATCAGGATCAGTCATCACCCGTGTTGAGCAATGTGCTTTTTATAGACAATCAAGCAAGCACCAGTGGAGGAGCTATATATAATGTAGACAGCTCAACGCCTACATTTGTGAATATTACCGTAGTAGGCAATACAGATACGGGCGAAGGTGATGGCATCTATAATGAAAATAATGCTATCCCAAGCCTAAAGAACAGTATCGTCTGGGATGATGTATTTGGAGCTTATACGCCTCAAAATAGCCTGATCAAAGGCACCACCACCACCGAAGAGGGCAACATAGATGCCACTGCCTTGACAGATACGGACATCTTCACTGATTTGGCCAATGGAGATTATAGTCTTGTACAAACGAGCCCAGCAGTAAATGCTGGAAGCAATAGCTTCTACACCAGTGCTGGTGGAGACTTAGCCAATGACGTGGATTTGGCTGGGAACCCTCGTCTCTATGATGGAGTGGCTAGCACGGATCATATAGACATGGGGGCTTACGAAAACGTGGATCCTGAATTTGCCTCAGAGACCACAGCAAACTTTGCGGAAAATGCGACTGGCACGGCATATACGGCAGTAGTTCAAAGTATCAATGTCATGACTTATAGCTTAGGAACAGCCCTTGACGAAGCCCTCTTCGATCTAGTAGCGAACACAGGAGTAGTGACCTTTAAGGCTACTCCTGACTTTGAGTCTCCTATCGATGCAGACGCCAGCAACACCTACGTGATCAACGTGATCGCCAGTGATGGAACGCATTCGCTTAATCAGGAGGTGACGATTACCGTCACTGATGTGGATGAAATCACGCCATCTGTCATGATCAGTAGCATGGCTACAGCGCCAGTTTCGGCAGCATTCGAGGTCAGTATCGTCTTTAGCGAGGTGGTTACAGGATTTACCATAGAAGACCTCACGCTTAGCAATGTCGAAGCCAGTGGCTTTTTGGGCACAGGCGATACCTATAGCGTGACGTTGACACCGCTAGCCCATGGCACAGTCACAGTGGCAATAGCCGCAGGCTCAGCTACAGACGCAGCAGGCAACGGCAATAGTGAGGGCACTTTCAGCATAGATGCGAATATGCCCGTAGCGCTCTCTGTTGATAATGACCGTGGAGGTCAGCTACACATCTACCCCAATCCGTCGAGCGAGTACATTAGGATCAGTAGCGACCGATTCGTACATACTTATTCGCTATTGGATATCAAAGGCAGATTGCTCAAGCAAATCACAGCCACTGACCAAGCCATTGCGATAGACGATCTAGAAGCTGGGATTTACTTTATCCATGCCATAGGAGAGCGGTCTACAGTGACCAAGTTTATTAAGAAGTAG
- a CDS encoding sugar kinase, translating into MAKKVITFGEVMMRLSPPGYSKFSQATSFELAYGGGEANVAISLAYLGVKATHVTRFPNNSLGKAATQFLRMHWLNTEHVYYGGDKLGMYFLEKGAVHRPSEVIYEREGSAFSQIKPEMIDWEDVLKDADWFHWTGITPAISEGAAQCCLDAIKTANKMGIKVSGDINSRDNMWKYGKTMQEVMPELVKNCDIVITSSYGIHQILGLVEPDDKFRYSAKRLMDAYPRIEKVVGKTRKSISASHNQIQGKMWNGKEYNKTEMLNITHVIDRVGTGDAFASGLIYGLMHYDDDKALDFASAACALKHTVPGDVNLVSLDNVISLMGGDTSGAIRR; encoded by the coding sequence ATGGCTAAGAAAGTAATAACATTTGGAGAAGTAATGATGCGATTGTCTCCCCCTGGATATTCAAAATTTTCACAGGCGACATCTTTTGAATTGGCGTATGGAGGAGGAGAGGCAAATGTGGCTATTTCATTAGCCTATCTTGGTGTAAAGGCCACCCATGTCACTCGTTTTCCCAATAACTCTCTGGGTAAAGCAGCAACTCAATTTTTGCGCATGCATTGGCTAAATACCGAGCATGTGTATTATGGTGGAGATAAACTGGGGATGTATTTTTTGGAGAAAGGTGCTGTGCACAGACCCAGTGAGGTGATTTACGAAAGAGAGGGATCTGCTTTTTCTCAAATAAAACCTGAAATGATCGATTGGGAAGACGTGCTCAAAGACGCCGATTGGTTTCATTGGACAGGGATCACCCCAGCTATTTCGGAGGGAGCGGCACAGTGCTGTCTGGATGCCATTAAGACCGCCAACAAAATGGGGATCAAGGTTTCGGGAGACATCAATTCTCGTGATAATATGTGGAAATATGGCAAGACTATGCAGGAAGTGATGCCTGAGCTGGTGAAAAATTGTGACATCGTGATTACCAGTAGCTATGGCATTCATCAAATATTGGGTTTGGTAGAGCCAGACGATAAGTTTCGATATTCAGCCAAGCGACTTATGGACGCCTATCCCAGAATTGAAAAAGTGGTAGGTAAAACCAGAAAATCCATCAGTGCTTCTCACAATCAAATACAGGGCAAAATGTGGAACGGGAAAGAATATAATAAAACCGAAATGTTGAACATCACACACGTCATCGACCGTGTGGGGACCGGAGATGCGTTTGCTTCGGGTCTTATTTATGGATTGATGCACTATGATGATGATAAAGCTTTGGATTTTGCATCAGCGGCTTGCGCACTCAAGCATACTGTTCCTGGCGATGTAAATTTGGTGTCCCTAGATAACGTCATAAGTCTAATGGGTGGCGATACTTCGGGAGCAATTAGAAGGTAA
- a CDS encoding alpha-hydroxy acid oxidase, translated as MSYTYDANYPSIDDLRYRAMRKIPKFAFEYLDGGCNEDINLDKNTREIREVELIPQYLTKHHRSEMKTELFGQVYDAPFGISPVGLQGLMWPKAPEILAKAAHKHNVPFILSTVTTMDIERASELTEGKVWFQLYHPAEDRLRDDVIKRAAAAECPVLVLLADVPTFGFRPRDIRNGLAMPPRMTFRNIRQMMTRPEWALRTLINGQPEFKTLKPYMPKGLDMKQLGQYMNQTFSGRLNEEKIAPIRDMWKGKIVLKGVASEQDTETAIKLGLDGVIVSNHGGRQLDAGQSAIHPLKGIAQKYKDQIKVMMDSGVRSGPDIARTLASGADFAFLGRTFMYSVAALGARGGDHAIGLLKTQLQQVMEQICCEEVKDFPRFLAKD; from the coding sequence ATGAGCTATACATACGATGCCAATTACCCATCGATCGACGACTTGCGGTACCGAGCCATGCGGAAAATTCCAAAATTTGCTTTTGAATACTTGGATGGTGGCTGCAATGAAGATATCAATCTGGATAAAAACACAAGAGAAATCCGTGAGGTAGAGCTGATTCCTCAATACCTGACTAAGCATCATCGGTCTGAGATGAAAACCGAATTGTTTGGACAGGTCTACGATGCGCCGTTTGGGATTTCGCCAGTAGGGTTGCAAGGGCTTATGTGGCCCAAGGCTCCTGAGATTTTGGCGAAAGCCGCTCACAAGCACAATGTGCCGTTCATTCTGAGCACAGTCACTACCATGGACATCGAGCGGGCAAGCGAACTGACGGAGGGCAAGGTGTGGTTTCAGCTGTATCATCCCGCAGAGGATCGACTGCGAGACGACGTGATCAAGCGGGCCGCTGCTGCCGAATGCCCTGTACTAGTACTACTGGCTGATGTGCCTACGTTTGGTTTTCGCCCACGAGACATTAGGAATGGACTTGCCATGCCGCCTCGGATGACTTTTAGGAATATCAGGCAAATGATGACTCGACCAGAGTGGGCACTTCGCACATTGATTAATGGTCAGCCAGAGTTTAAAACACTAAAGCCCTATATGCCCAAAGGCTTGGATATGAAGCAGCTCGGGCAATACATGAATCAGACGTTTTCGGGACGGCTAAATGAGGAAAAGATCGCACCCATCCGAGATATGTGGAAAGGCAAAATTGTGCTCAAGGGAGTGGCTAGCGAGCAAGATACCGAGACAGCCATCAAACTGGGGCTAGACGGGGTCATCGTGTCCAACCACGGCGGCAGACAGCTGGATGCGGGACAGTCGGCCATTCATCCGCTCAAAGGTATTGCACAGAAATACAAAGATCAGATCAAGGTGATGATGGACAGCGGAGTGAGATCTGGACCAGACATTGCCAGAACACTGGCTAGTGGGGCAGATTTTGCGTTTTTGGGTCGCACATTTATGTATAGTGTAGCGGCACTAGGCGCCCGTGGAGGCGACCATGCCATAGGTTTGCTCAAAACACAGCTTCAGCAAGTGATGGAGCAAATCTGCTGTGAAGAGGTTAAAGATTTTCCTCGTTTTTTGGCGAAAGATTGA
- a CDS encoding LuxR C-terminal-related transcriptional regulator: protein MTAKLWCLLFLFLVGWSQSYAQTIHYQKSEEPLLQIKKTSNQDWLSYTEPIYEGINNGVYWFKIEIPATSEAYVLHIPEAHITRAWLYQQDVEISRTEKTRFVHFRLLPTQKTTTYYLKVDCLLEARIPLQLLEEVEYYRSEQLEILGTGAYYGIVICILMINFFSYLNLSHKTYLYYIFMTICMSANAVYKDGSFALLFGAEGINEYIEPTINSILGISCIFCIESYLRISRDYPRLYRIGIGLVVLSQLLNIGVLLTHGSFWYYVTTELVVLLALDVFCLSGYLLWRKTKSLESGMFFLAYGIPLFVAHGYYLSPYFGLQFMNISFVWYKVGSVFEMAVFTYVIIYQSKRLSLKNHEMRQKIVDYTAQLSHFHENSNEKETHTLELIKRYRFTLKEIEILQDISGGSTNKDIANKHFISQNTVKYHIRNIFDKLNVNNRKEAGSKLVSISSEQTQGY from the coding sequence ATGACTGCTAAATTGTGGTGTCTGTTGTTTTTGTTCTTGGTAGGGTGGTCACAATCCTATGCACAAACTATTCACTACCAGAAGAGTGAGGAGCCCCTTTTACAGATCAAAAAAACAAGTAATCAAGACTGGCTATCCTATACCGAGCCGATCTATGAGGGGATCAATAATGGAGTATATTGGTTCAAAATCGAGATACCAGCCACCTCAGAGGCTTATGTGTTGCATATCCCCGAAGCCCACATCACACGTGCTTGGCTTTACCAACAAGATGTAGAGATATCACGGACAGAAAAAACACGGTTTGTTCATTTCCGTTTGCTGCCAACTCAGAAAACCACTACGTATTATTTGAAAGTAGACTGCTTGCTTGAAGCCCGAATACCGCTTCAGTTGCTCGAGGAAGTGGAGTATTATAGATCGGAGCAGCTCGAAATCCTAGGTACAGGTGCTTACTATGGTATTGTGATCTGCATCTTGATGATAAATTTTTTTTCCTATCTCAATCTCAGCCACAAAACTTACCTGTATTACATCTTCATGACCATATGCATGTCTGCCAATGCCGTGTATAAAGATGGTAGTTTTGCGTTATTATTTGGCGCAGAAGGCATCAACGAATATATCGAACCCACCATCAACAGTATTTTGGGCATCAGCTGTATCTTTTGTATCGAGAGCTACTTGCGTATCAGCCGAGACTATCCTAGGTTGTATCGAATAGGCATTGGGCTAGTGGTGCTCTCACAGTTGCTCAATATCGGCGTACTCCTTACGCACGGTAGCTTTTGGTATTATGTAACTACTGAATTGGTCGTGCTGCTGGCCTTGGATGTATTTTGTTTATCTGGTTATTTACTTTGGAGAAAAACTAAATCCTTAGAATCTGGCATGTTTTTCTTGGCCTATGGCATTCCGCTGTTTGTGGCCCATGGGTATTATCTCAGTCCATATTTTGGCCTACAGTTTATGAATATTTCATTCGTATGGTACAAGGTAGGTTCAGTTTTCGAAATGGCCGTTTTTACTTACGTTATTATTTATCAGTCCAAAAGGTTGTCTTTGAAAAACCATGAGATGAGACAAAAGATTGTTGACTATACCGCTCAGCTTAGCCATTTTCATGAAAACTCTAATGAAAAGGAAACCCACACCTTAGAATTGATCAAGCGCTATCGCTTTACGCTCAAAGAAATAGAGATACTCCAAGATATATCTGGCGGGAGTACCAATAAAGACATAGCTAACAAGCACTTCATCAGTCAAAACACGGTAAAGTATCATATCAGAAACATTTTTGACAAGCTCAATGTGAACAATCGTAAAGAAGCTGGGAGCAAACTGGTTAGCATTTCTAGCGAACAGACACAAGGGTACTGA
- a CDS encoding chondroitinase-B domain-containing protein: MKHLLLLFTLFATLASCDQSTPKKSIKVSNKVELEDAISNAQSGTEIIMTNGEWSDIQIKFTGSGTEDQPIVLRAETPGQVIIQGQSDLKLAGEYLVVDGLYFTNGASPSNTVIQFAIDSKTFANHCRVTNCVILDFNKAQRNMTDLWVQFRGRYNQLDHCYLEGKANRGPTVRIDLEGNQSIKNYHQINHNYFGPRPPKGGPSAETIQIGNSGTSMSPSHTLIANNLFDRCNGEVEIISSKSNFNEFRNNVFYKSQGSLVTRHGNYCIVDGNYFIGDDDSPEVGGVRLIGTGHSVTNNYFYNLRGEIFRAPLAMMNGIRRPAVNRYFQVTDVVVAYNTWVNCTSPWQFGVGSNVDQKEVLPASEIRSERPIRTLLANNLIYNGHGDEMPIFRHDSIDGIDFESNLINNQGVDFEGVDGLEVQNFTMKELEENIWVPTSDLPNVEVFNGFEFDKITKDLLGNSRTENHLVGAINDANAPKPNVMDRSLYGPDWYDPNPATVAPSTHVVDTSQELAKAVANAKSGDIVELAAKQYEMNTPLKINKKLTIVSADTASQSTIVYTGSPTTPAFEMNPKAKLILKSVNLEGTGENYAFSSLKENMSSLYNLKVKDVEISNFEYVLKAYKYSFSEFIRFESTVIKNCNNGIELSAEEDDRGDYNAENVSIINCRFEAVDQNVIDYYRGGYDESTVGGNLVVKGSTFINSGSKEKDGVLINTYGIINVEITGNEFLNNKVEFVTRLWGAKNNSESDNTIQNSGKIITEQNLPLKLMY; this comes from the coding sequence ATGAAACACTTACTTTTACTATTTACACTATTTGCGACGTTGGCCAGTTGTGATCAATCAACTCCTAAAAAGAGCATAAAAGTTTCAAATAAAGTTGAATTGGAGGATGCCATTTCGAACGCCCAGTCAGGCACTGAAATCATCATGACCAATGGAGAATGGAGTGATATTCAAATCAAATTTACAGGAAGCGGAACCGAAGATCAACCCATTGTGCTTCGGGCAGAGACACCAGGCCAAGTGATCATCCAAGGCCAATCAGATCTGAAATTGGCTGGTGAATATTTGGTGGTAGATGGTCTGTATTTTACAAACGGGGCGTCACCTTCTAATACCGTCATTCAGTTTGCCATTGATAGCAAAACATTCGCCAACCATTGCCGAGTGACCAATTGTGTGATCTTAGACTTCAATAAAGCTCAGCGGAACATGACAGACCTATGGGTACAATTCAGAGGCAGATACAATCAACTCGATCATTGCTATCTAGAAGGAAAGGCTAACCGTGGGCCAACTGTAAGAATTGACTTAGAGGGCAATCAAAGCATTAAAAATTATCATCAGATCAATCACAATTACTTCGGCCCCAGACCACCAAAAGGAGGTCCAAGTGCCGAAACCATTCAAATTGGAAACAGTGGGACTTCTATGTCGCCAAGTCACACTTTGATAGCGAACAATCTATTCGATCGGTGCAATGGCGAAGTGGAGATCATTTCTAGCAAAAGCAATTTCAACGAATTCAGAAACAATGTTTTCTACAAAAGCCAGGGATCGCTGGTGACTAGACATGGTAACTACTGCATCGTAGATGGCAATTACTTCATCGGCGATGATGATTCTCCTGAGGTAGGGGGCGTTCGCCTTATAGGCACTGGCCATTCGGTGACTAACAATTATTTCTACAATCTGCGAGGTGAGATCTTTAGAGCACCCCTTGCCATGATGAATGGCATTCGACGCCCAGCAGTCAATAGATACTTTCAGGTCACGGATGTGGTAGTGGCCTACAACACTTGGGTCAATTGTACCTCACCATGGCAATTTGGTGTAGGGTCAAACGTAGACCAAAAGGAGGTACTCCCTGCGTCAGAAATTCGATCCGAAAGACCTATACGTACGTTGCTCGCCAACAACCTCATCTACAACGGTCATGGAGATGAAATGCCCATCTTTCGCCATGATTCTATTGATGGGATAGACTTTGAAAGTAATTTGATTAATAATCAAGGCGTAGATTTCGAAGGTGTGGATGGACTCGAAGTCCAGAATTTCACAATGAAGGAATTAGAAGAAAACATTTGGGTGCCTACAAGTGATCTCCCGAATGTGGAGGTTTTTAATGGGTTCGAATTTGATAAAATCACTAAGGACTTGTTGGGGAATTCTAGGACAGAAAACCATTTGGTAGGCGCTATAAATGATGCGAATGCACCAAAGCCCAATGTCATGGATCGGTCTTTATATGGCCCAGATTGGTACGACCCTAATCCTGCAACAGTAGCACCCAGCACCCATGTTGTGGACACATCACAAGAATTGGCTAAAGCTGTAGCCAATGCCAAGAGTGGAGATATTGTCGAATTAGCGGCTAAGCAATACGAAATGAATACGCCCCTAAAAATCAACAAAAAGCTAACTATCGTATCGGCTGATACGGCAAGCCAATCGACCATTGTATATACTGGATCGCCTACAACTCCGGCATTTGAAATGAATCCGAAAGCCAAGCTGATATTGAAATCGGTGAATCTTGAAGGAACAGGTGAAAATTATGCCTTTTCGAGTTTGAAAGAAAATATGTCTAGCCTCTATAACCTGAAGGTAAAAGACGTTGAAATATCAAATTTCGAGTATGTACTCAAAGCCTATAAATATTCATTTTCTGAATTTATCAGGTTTGAATCTACTGTGATCAAAAATTGCAACAATGGTATTGAGCTATCAGCTGAAGAGGATGACAGGGGAGACTATAATGCTGAAAATGTTTCTATTATCAATTGTCGATTTGAAGCTGTTGATCAAAATGTGATCGATTATTATCGAGGAGGATATGACGAATCTACCGTCGGAGGAAACTTGGTGGTTAAAGGCAGTACTTTCATAAACTCAGGAAGTAAAGAAAAAGATGGTGTATTGATCAATACCTATGGCATTATCAACGTAGAGATCACAGGCAACGAGTTTCTTAACAACAAAGTAGAGTTTGTAACGAGACTATGGGGAGCCAAAAACAACTCGGAGTCGGACAACACGATTCAGAACTCAGGTAAAATCATCACCGAGCAAAATTTGCCGCTGAAGTTGATGTATTGA